A single window of Nicotiana tomentosiformis chromosome 1, ASM39032v3, whole genome shotgun sequence DNA harbors:
- the LOC104085939 gene encoding methylsterol monooxygenase 1-1-like has product MLPFESIQEAEMSLGRNLTFAETLWFKYTADKSDLYLYCHNTIFLIIFYTLVPLPMVIIELLRSKKLEIYKIQPKIRFSLSEMMECYRKVLTTFVFAVSPLQFFSYPIIQWVGIRTSLPLPCASEVFWQLVVYFLVEDYANYWLHRMLHHYKWGYDKIHRVHHEYVAPIGFAAPYAHWAEIIILGFASFLGPLMVPCHMFTFWLWFVLRQIEAIETHSGYEFPWSPSKYIPFYGGAIYHDYHHFVGESCHSNFASVFTYCDYIYGTDKGYRYQKEVFEKRREKLRSMEDNVNGSTTPFKSE; this is encoded by the exons ATGTTGCCATTTGAAAGCATTCAAGAGGCAGAGATGTCTCTGGGGAGGAACTTGACATTTGCAGAGACATTGTGGTTCAAATACACAGCTGATAAATCAGATTTGTATCTTTATTGTCACAACACAATTTTCTTGATAATTTTTTACACATTGGTCCCTTTGCCTATGGTGATTATTGAGCTACTAAGGTCCAAGAAGTTGGAAATTTACAAGATTCAACCCAAGATCAGATTTTctttatctgaaatgatggaatgCTACAGAAAAGTCCTTACCACTTTTGTATTTGCTGTCAGTCCACTACAGTTCTTCTCTTACCCTATCATTCAG TGGGTTGGAATAAGGACAAGTTTGCCCCTGCCATGTGCATCAGAAGTGTTTTGGCAATTAGTGGTGTATTTCTTAGTTGAAGACTATGCAAACTATTGGCTTCACAGAATGCTCCATCATTATAAATGGGGTTATGACAAAATACACAGAGTACATCATGAATATGTGGCCCCAATTGGTTTTGCAGCACCTTATGCTCATTGGGCTGAGATTATTATCTTGGGCTTCGCTTCTTTCCTTGGCCCACTTATGGTCCCTTGTCACATGTTTACCTTTTGGCTTTGGTTCGTTTTGAGGCAAATTGAAGCCATTGAAACTCATAGCGG CTATGAATTTCCATGgagtccttcaaaatatatacCATTTTATGGGGGAGCAATATATCATGACTATCACCATTTTGTTGGGGAAAGTTGTCACAGCAACTTTGCTTCAGTCTTCACTTACTGTGATTACATATATGGAACCGACAAG GGGTACCGGTACCAGAAGGAAGTCTTCGAAAAG AGAAGAGAGAAGTTGAGAAGCATGGAAGACAATGTTAATGGATCTACAACTCCCTTCAAATCTgaataa